CCACTTCGCCATCCTGTTCGAGGCGCTGTTCATTCTCACCGCGGTGGACGCCGGTACCCGTGCCGGGCGCTTCATGCTGCAGGACCTGCTGGGCAGCTTCGTGCCGGCGCTGAAGCGCACCGACTCCTGGACCGCCAACGTCATCGGCACCGCGGGTTGCGTCGCCCTCTGGGGCTGGTTGCTGTACCAGGGCGTGGTCGATCCGCTGGGTGGCATCAACACCCTCTGGCCGCTGTTCGGCATCTCCAACCAGATGCTCGCCGGTATCGCCCTGATGCTCGGCTCGGTGGTGTTGATCAAGATGAAGCGCCAGCGCTATGTCTGGGTCACCCTAGTACCGGCCGTCTGGCTGCTGATCTGCACCACCACCGCCAGCCTGATCAAGCTGTTCGATGCCAACCCGGCGGTCGGTTTCCTCGCCCTGGCCAAGAAGTACAGCACCGCCCTGGCCCAGGGCCAGGTGATCGCGCCGGCCAAGAACATGGACCAGATGCAGCACATCGTCTTCAACGCCTACACCAATGCCACCCTGTCGGTGCTGTTCCTGGTGGTGGTGATGAGTATCCTGTTCTTTTCCATCAAGGTCGGTCGCGCCGCCCTGGCCAAGCCCGAGCGTAGCGACCGCGAGACCCCCTTCCAGCCGGTGGCGGGTGTCTAAGGAGAATCCTCATGTTCAATGACCTGGGACGCATGGGCAAATATCTCGGGCAGGCCGCCAAGATGCTGGTGGGCATGCCCGATTACGACACCTACGTCGAGCACATGCGCAGCAAGCATCCGGATCAACCGGTGATGAGCTACGAGGCCTTCTTCCGTGAGCGCCAGGAAGCGCGTTACGGTGGCGGCAAATCGGGCGCCATCCGCTGCTGCTGACCCAGGATCGCTTCAAGGCCGGGCTCCATGCCCGGCCTCTTTCTGTCTGGAGTTTTCCATGAACGAACCCATTCCCGTCACGGTCCTGACCGGCTTTCTCGGCGCCGGCAAGACCACCCTGCTCAAGCACATCCTGCAGGCCGAGCACGGCCTCAAGATCGCCGTGATCGAAAACGAATTCAGCGCCCTGGACGTCGACGGCGAACTGCTCGAAGACGCTGGCGCCGTGCAGCTGATGAAGGTAGCCAACGGCTGCGTCTGCTGTACCGGCAGCAAGGACCTGGCCTATGCCCTGACCGTGCTGCTGGAACGCCTGGACAATGGTGAGCTGGATTTCGAGCGCCTGGTGGTGGAGTGCACCGGCCTGGCCGATCCCGGTCCGGTGGCCCAGACCTTCTTTACCGACGACCTCCTGCGCGAACGCTATCTGCTCGACGGGGTGCTCACCCTGGTGGACGCCGTCCACGCCAGCGAGCAACTGAGCGATCCGCTGTTGCAGGCGCAGATCGGGTTCGCCGATCGCCTGCTGCTGACCAAGCTCGACCTGGCCGAGCCGGCCGCCGTCGAGGCGCTGGAGAATCGCCTGCAACGCATCAACCGCCGCGCGCCCATCCGCCATGTCGACCATGGCCGCATCGAGCTGGCCGAGTTGCTGGATATTCGTGGCTTCAACCTGCACGACGAAGACTTGGCGCCACCGACCCTGTTTCGCCCGCTGCGGCCCGTGTCGGAAGCCATCAGCCTCACCGAACGCATCCAGTCCATCGCCATCCGCGAGTCGCGCCCCTATGACCAGGACAAGGTCGGCAAGGTCATGGAGATGCTGCTCGATACCCTCGGCTGCGACCTGCTGCGCTACAAGGGGCTGCTCAATATCGCCGGCGAGGAGCGCCGGCTGTTGTTCCAGGGCGTGCAACAGATCTACGCAGCCGACTGGGAGCGTGACTGGCTGCCGGACGAACAGCGCGAAAGCCGCGTGGTGCTGATCGGCATGGACCTGCCGGAAGAACGCATCCGCGCGGCCTTCGACCGGGCGGTGGCCAAGTAGACGTCAGGGCTCCGGCTGGCCGGTGCGACTGGCCAGTCGCTCCAGGGCGGCCTTGAGCTTGGGATCGCGGATACCCGCGGCCACCTCGCGCAGACTGTCGGCGCCCACCTGGCTCACCTGGCGCACGGGGCGCGTCCGAGTGGCGACGCCCGGGCTCGGCTGCATCTTGAATTGCACACGCATGAGGCCGGCGAATTCGGGCGCCTGTTGCAACAGGCGCAGCAGACGGCGCTGCTGATAGCGCAACCGCGTCGCCCAGTGGGCATCGTTGACCACCAACAGCAGGGTGCCGTCGCGCCAGCTGGCGACCCGGCAATGGGGGCGGGCGGCAGGCTGCAACTGCTCTTCCAGCAATTGCTGCAGGCGCCCCAGACGCTCGGCCTCGCGAAACAGCGCCTTGAGCGGTTTGGCCTGGCGGAGTAGGGCGGCGGGAGCGACAGCGGGAAGCGGACGAAAGGCCATGCGCAGGACTCGCGATGGGCGGAGGGAAGTCGTCGATGGTAACAGATCGCTCTGGCATCCTGGCGGCTGCTGTCCCATCGTTCTTTCCTCATCGGCATTTCCGAGTAGAATGCCCGATTACCATTGCGGGACACCGCGGGT
The window above is part of the Pseudomonas oryzihabitans genome. Proteins encoded here:
- a CDS encoding YbdD/YjiX family protein, producing the protein MFNDLGRMGKYLGQAAKMLVGMPDYDTYVEHMRSKHPDQPVMSYEAFFRERQEARYGGGKSGAIRCC
- the yjiA gene encoding GTPase, which gives rise to MNEPIPVTVLTGFLGAGKTTLLKHILQAEHGLKIAVIENEFSALDVDGELLEDAGAVQLMKVANGCVCCTGSKDLAYALTVLLERLDNGELDFERLVVECTGLADPGPVAQTFFTDDLLRERYLLDGVLTLVDAVHASEQLSDPLLQAQIGFADRLLLTKLDLAEPAAVEALENRLQRINRRAPIRHVDHGRIELAELLDIRGFNLHDEDLAPPTLFRPLRPVSEAISLTERIQSIAIRESRPYDQDKVGKVMEMLLDTLGCDLLRYKGLLNIAGEERRLLFQGVQQIYAADWERDWLPDEQRESRVVLIGMDLPEERIRAAFDRAVAK
- a CDS encoding DciA family protein produces the protein MAFRPLPAVAPAALLRQAKPLKALFREAERLGRLQQLLEEQLQPAARPHCRVASWRDGTLLLVVNDAHWATRLRYQQRRLLRLLQQAPEFAGLMRVQFKMQPSPGVATRTRPVRQVSQVGADSLREVAAGIRDPKLKAALERLASRTGQPEP